The sequence below is a genomic window from Leptospira ryugenii.
ATGGTTTCATCCAAGATTTCTTTTGTATGTGCCGTTGACAGAAATCCAACCTCATAGGGACTTGGAGGCAAATAGACACCTTTCTGTAATAATGGATGGAAGATGGTTTTAAAATCATCTTGAAGAGAGGATGGAATTTCTGATATCTTTCTTATTTCTTTTCCACTTTCTCTGACTAGCCAGAAAAGGGAATCAAGAGATTGCGTTTTCCAAGTAAACTCTGATGTTTCATTCAGACTCTTGACTAGTTCGTTTGACCATGTTTCTGTTTGTATGGACAATGCAGAATACGGATTTTCAAGAAAGGCTTTCTGGAGTGTCTTTAAGCCTGCTCTCATCCCGATCGGATTAGCTGATAAAGTCCCCGCCTGGTACACCTTTCCACTGGGAGAGACTAAATCCATCAGTGAAGCTTTGCCCGCATAAGCACCAACAGGAAAACCACCTCCTATGATTTTGCCATAACAAACCAAATCTGGACTTATCCCCAATCGTCCAGACATCCCCGTAAAGCCGATTCGAAAACCGGTAATGACTTCATCAAAGATCAATACACATCCAAACTTTGTTGCAAGAGACCTCAATTTCTGCAAAAAAGATTTTCTTTGTGGGAGTAAACCATAGTTAGCCGGCAGAGGTTCAATCGCGATGGCGGCAATTTCTGTTCCATGCTCAGAAAAAAACTCTTCAAGTTCATCTTCCTCATCTAGACTGAGAACAAAAGTATTTTGTATGAGTTCTTTGGGGATACCGGCACTATCAGAGGCACTTTCTCCCGCCAAACCAGAGCCAGCCTTTACAAGTAAACTGTCCAAATGACCGTGGTAACAACCCTCGAACTTAAGAACCTTTGCCCTTCCAGTAGCGGCGCGTGCAACACGTAGGGCACTCATCACCGCCTCAGTACCCGAGTTGACAAATCGTATTTTTTCTACCCAGGGAATGTGTTGGATGATGAATTCGGCTAATTCTAAAGAGTAAGGTTCACAAGCGCCTAAAGTCCAAGTTCGTTCAATGGTATCTAAAACAATCTCTTGGATTTCAGGATCTCTATGCCCAAAAAGCAAAGGTCCGAAGCTTTGGCAAAAGTCTATGTACCTCTTTCCCTCTACATCCCATAGATAGGCTCCTTTGGATCTCTCAAAGAATATGGGATTTCCACCAACCGATTGGAAAGAACGTACGGGAGAGTGTACACCCCCCGGTGCAACTTTAAGTGATCTTTGGAATAAATCATGTGAACTCAAATCCAAAGTTCCTTGGCTTCCCTTGCCGCATAACTAATTAAAAATGAAGCTCCCGCTCTTTGGAATACCTGCCATGTTTCAATCAGGGCATCTTCTCTCTTTAGAAATTGATTTTCGGCTAACAGATTGATGGCTGCATACTCGGAACTTACCTGGTAGGCTCCAACTGGTAGAAGTGTTTTTTTCTGTATCTCAGAAAGCAAGTCGATAGAAGTCATGCCTGGCTTCACCATTAATAAATCTGCACCTTCGTTTGCATCGCGGATGGAGGCGCGGATTGCTGTTTCTCTATCACCGACAAATAGCTGATAGGTGGATCTATCTCCAACTTGAGGTTTTGAATCTGCCAATGAACGAAAAGGTCCATAAAAATTGCTCTTAAACTTTGTTGAGTAGCTCAAAATTGGTACGTTTGAAAACTGATTCTCATCCAATATCCTTCGATGGGAAGCCACCCGGCCGTCCATCATATCACTGGGGGCTATTCCATCGGCACCTGATTGGGCATATAAAAGTGCCAATTTTGACAAGGTAATCAGTGAAAGAGAATTGTCGATCTCACCCATCTGATTTATTTGCCCGCAGTGCCCGTGGGTAGAGTAGGAACAAAAGCAGGTATCTAACCATAGAAAGATATCCGGAAATTTGCGTTTGATAGAACCTATCGTTCGTTCGATGAATTGATTGGGAAATACTTCATTTGATTTTGTCTTGGGCACTAAAAATAAAAGAAAATGTTGGACCCCTTTCTTTTGGTCAGACTCAATCGTCTCTAAAATTGTTGTCTCGGTATCGCGGTAAACATTGTTTAAGCTTTCTAAGCTTTCTTTAGAATGTAGACCCTCAACGCAAAATATCGGTTGGATCATCTTTTTGTGAGATAAGGAAGAAGAATCTGTCAATTGAATCAAATTTTGGTTTTGTTTTGTTCTTCTTAAATTCATCATTAAAGATTATAACCTCTGATTGGACTCATTTTTTGATATGCCTTTCGACCCAATCATCAAAAGAAAGCGAAACATAGATTTGTGCATCCAGATCATCCTTTAGATCATTTTTGATCTTTTGGTGTGTAGAGCCAGGGCCGGAAAAGTGTATGACACGTTTTAAAATAGGAAAACGATTTGTAACGATACTGTATTCCGTGCCACTTCTCCAAAAAGCGGCTTTGATTTTGTTGGGATCAAAAGGAAATGGGATTTCAGGCGAGGACAATTTGTACGTTGAAATCAATGAATATTGACCGAATGCACTATCAGATTCTAAATGAGATAATTTAATAAATCTTGGTGTCCTTCCTAAGAGTAGGCGTACATCGATAGGTTCCTGCTCTCCAAGTCCATCTACAGAACCATGAACCCAAATCCCTCTGCTTGCAAGCTCTCTCCAAGTACCTAGTCCTGCCGTCCAGACTAACTCTTTATCGGGTATCGTCCTTAGGTCTAAAGGAAATGCATACCCTCGCGAAACAAACAGATCTGAGTCGGGCGGGATTTTATATGTAAGTCTCTCTCTTTGTCTCTGTGCCATCTTTGCCCCTGGTGGCCAAACCTCTTCTCTCTGGAAGCTGAGCTCCTTAGTCCCAAGGATTTGATTTTCCTTGGTGTATACATTGTCTTCTTTGAGTCCAGATAGAAATTGGATGGTACCATAACTTCGTTTTAAGAAGGTAACACCTATTTTTTGGTGGCACCCTCCACCAAACATCTTTAAGGCGCTTCTTTCTGCTAGGCAACATTCTTCTGTGCTACGGTCAGTGATTTGTTTTACTAGAGATTCTAACTCTTCATTTTCTTCTAAGATTTGTACAGCCAATGCTCCTTGTGCCGGTGCCGTAGGGCAGATTGATAGAGGCAGAACCATAAAGAAATAGTTTAGTAACTGTTTACGGATGGATTCTTGAGTTTGTAAAACTTCTTCTCTGATTGATTTTGGAATCTGTTCTGATAAGAGTCTGTCAAGTGCAGCTTTTGCAATGACGATACCATCTGCCTGGGAAGAAGAACATTTCTCCAGACGAGTTGGCACATTCCCTCGCACAGAATGCACTTCAAATCCTAAGCTTTGTAGTTGAATGGGAAGGTATTGTGGTAAAAAAGATAAGAGTTGGTGCGCTCGTCTTGGGGAAGAGGTGAGTATTTGGATCGGACGGTTGTGTGCATCGATACTGGTTTTTTTAAAAAGAAGTACGTCACGAGGATCCTTTCTTTTTAGAACGGAAAAAACTTTGGAATTTTTTCGCTCACCTAGGTCCATATCCTTCCAAGAGTGAACAATCAGGTCGATTTTTTTTGCATAGAGGTCTTCTTCTAAATCTTTCGTGAATACACTTTGTCCGCCAAAATCGGGCAGGGCTGTGGTTTGGTCAAGATCCCCTTTTGTTTCTCGGAAGGCATACTCTATGACTATTTCTGGAAATTTTTGATTGAGGGCTTCACCTACTGTAATTGCCTGAAGTTTGGAAAGTGTGGATGATCTGGCTCCAATGATAACCTTCTTTATGTTAGTTGTTCGCATAAGAGAGGTTCTTACTTTGGTAAATTGATTTTACATAGTTCCGAATATCCTTAGTGATTCTTTCTTTAACTTCAGGGTATTTTAATGAATTTGCGATTTCGAATCGTTTTTCTAAGGTATGATAATTTTTGTATTCACCTTGGCTATTGCTAATATTCTCTCTGAAATCTACAATTGTATTTGTTTGAACGATTTCTTTGAGAAGAGTGGGAGAAAATTCGGTACTTGCAATGATGTGGAAGGCACTGATAGGTGTATATTCTTCCAAATGGTGGCATCTGGTTTGGTATTTCTTATCAATGTGTTTGAGTCTTGAACTACTCCTACCATACACAATGATTTCATATTGGTTTGTATCTAAATCTTCTAACAGCGATTCTGCTAGATTTCCTGTGCCAAAGATCACTATATTGCCTGAGGCAGGAAGCAAGTCTCTGATTAAGTTGATGTAAGAATTTGCCCTAAGGTCTTTTAGATAGGTTTCTTTGATGAACTCAAACTGTTCTATGATCAATTTCCGGAAGGCAATCCACATACTGGCATTTGGTTCATTTTGCAATCGCAGGTCTTTAAACCGATCCAAGAACTGATAATAGACCTCTCTCTCACCAAAAAGTTGTGAGTGCAGGCCGGAAATGATCTCTAAAAGGAGAGCATGTGCCTCTTCACCACTGGCATAGACACCCAGGCGACCTTCCCATTGTTTGAGATCCGCTGTCCAAGAAAACCGAAGCGTACGCTGGCAAGTCGTCCAAAGTAAACTTTCGCTGACATCTTCTTTGGACCTCTGTTTTTTCGTATCGTGGAGTATTTGTAGCTGCGGAAACACGTGTCTAATTTCTAATTTGAGAAAGTGCGGATGCTTGTCTTTCAGAAAAATGCTAGCAAAAGAGTGGACTTAGATATGCTATTGGAGGCACCTCTATGGATGAAAAAATCAAACTAAACGAAGAAGAACTCAAAAAAAAGCTCTCTCCGCTGGCATTCCATGTCACTCAAAATAAGGGAACGGAACGACCTTTTACTGGTGAGTACTACCAACACAAAGAAGAAGGCGTTTATGTTTGTGCTTGTTGTGAACAAGAACTCTTCAGCTCCGAAACAAAGTATGAATCAGGAAGCGGTTGGCCGAGCTATTACCAGGCAATTTCCAAAACTGCGATAGAAGAGGAAGTAGACCTTAGCCATGGCATGAAACGGGTGGAAAT
It includes:
- a CDS encoding glutamate-1-semialdehyde 2,1-aminomutase — its product is MSSHDLFQRSLKVAPGGVHSPVRSFQSVGGNPIFFERSKGAYLWDVEGKRYIDFCQSFGPLLFGHRDPEIQEIVLDTIERTWTLGACEPYSLELAEFIIQHIPWVEKIRFVNSGTEAVMSALRVARAATGRAKVLKFEGCYHGHLDSLLVKAGSGLAGESASDSAGIPKELIQNTFVLSLDEEDELEEFFSEHGTEIAAIAIEPLPANYGLLPQRKSFLQKLRSLATKFGCVLIFDEVITGFRIGFTGMSGRLGISPDLVCYGKIIGGGFPVGAYAGKASLMDLVSPSGKVYQAGTLSANPIGMRAGLKTLQKAFLENPYSALSIQTETWSNELVKSLNETSEFTWKTQSLDSLFWLVRESGKEIRKISEIPSSLQDDFKTIFHPLLQKGVYLPPSPYEVGFLSTAHTKEILDETISLVKTLL
- the hemC gene encoding hydroxymethylbilane synthase, translated to MRTTNIKKVIIGARSSTLSKLQAITVGEALNQKFPEIVIEYAFRETKGDLDQTTALPDFGGQSVFTKDLEEDLYAKKIDLIVHSWKDMDLGERKNSKVFSVLKRKDPRDVLLFKKTSIDAHNRPIQILTSSPRRAHQLLSFLPQYLPIQLQSLGFEVHSVRGNVPTRLEKCSSSQADGIVIAKAALDRLLSEQIPKSIREEVLQTQESIRKQLLNYFFMVLPLSICPTAPAQGALAVQILEENEELESLVKQITDRSTEECCLAERSALKMFGGGCHQKIGVTFLKRSYGTIQFLSGLKEDNVYTKENQILGTKELSFQREEVWPPGAKMAQRQRERLTYKIPPDSDLFVSRGYAFPLDLRTIPDKELVWTAGLGTWRELASRGIWVHGSVDGLGEQEPIDVRLLLGRTPRFIKLSHLESDSAFGQYSLISTYKLSSPEIPFPFDPNKIKAAFWRSGTEYSIVTNRFPILKRVIHFSGPGSTHQKIKNDLKDDLDAQIYVSLSFDDWVERHIKK
- the msrB gene encoding peptide-methionine (R)-S-oxide reductase MsrB, which produces MDEKIKLNEEELKKKLSPLAFHVTQNKGTERPFTGEYYQHKEEGVYVCACCEQELFSSETKYESGSGWPSYYQAISKTAIEEEVDLSHGMKRVEIHCSRCGAHLGHVFPDGPRPTGLRYCVNSLSLGFKRKD
- the hemB gene encoding porphobilinogen synthase, with the translated sequence MMNLRRTKQNQNLIQLTDSSSLSHKKMIQPIFCVEGLHSKESLESLNNVYRDTETTILETIESDQKKGVQHFLLFLVPKTKSNEVFPNQFIERTIGSIKRKFPDIFLWLDTCFCSYSTHGHCGQINQMGEIDNSLSLITLSKLALLYAQSGADGIAPSDMMDGRVASHRRILDENQFSNVPILSYSTKFKSNFYGPFRSLADSKPQVGDRSTYQLFVGDRETAIRASIRDANEGADLLMVKPGMTSIDLLSEIQKKTLLPVGAYQVSSEYAAINLLAENQFLKREDALIETWQVFQRAGASFLISYAAREAKELWI